The genomic DNA CACTGGGCGGAGGGCCGCCCAAAGAAAGCTCTGTTTACTGAGAGAACGCGCGGGAAAAGAAACTCTTATTTTACCCAGAAAccagagaaaaaaagacgaATCAAGtgaaaataaaagaaaaacttACACTGTCGCGAGTCCTGGTGAACTCGTCAATGTTGACGGTCACGGTGGCCTTGTTATCCTCCTTGGGGGCCATTTTTGGGGGGTTGTTTTAACGAAAACGTAGGGAAGTGGGagatggaagaagagaagagaaagaagaaatttTCGGGACTTATTAGTCTTTTAGGGGGCGGCCGTCAAACTGCCGCTAGGGTGCTGGTGGGTTTGGGGGGCGGTCGGCCTGGGCTTCGGGCATTCTTTGATTAAGCTGGTTAAGGACTGCCCAACCACCGGCTTTTTCGGGGCAGTGAATACCTAGCTTTAGGCGAGCTCCCGCTGACGCCCACCACTATTTTTTCTTTCAACTGAGGCGCCCAATTCTGAAGTTCTAACAATTTAGAGTCTGTCGCATACCTGTCAAACAGAAGGTTACTGCTTGGCATTCACCATGTTGAAAGCCTTCAACCATTAACAATAACATCATGCTTCATTGTCCCGTTTTATTCTTACTGGGTTGCCGTCTATGTTGCCGCGTTGACGAGATATATATCGGCGCTTGAGACCCGCCGGATCACTTATAACCATAGCAACTGATTCTATTAGCAACAAGAAATAGCAAGCAAATTGTATGACCTGTTAGAAAAGTATCACACTACGCATATACTTGTACATAGAAATCCCACGCGTCACCATCATCCGTAGCGGGGGGGCTGCCCGTACTTTGGCATAGCTTCCCCGCGAACGGGCTTGTACCGTGGTGCAATGATACGGGACCCCCGGTACATACAGCAGGTCTTAGAACACATGCGCAAAGAACAAATGTTTGAAAATGAAGGGATATCATTTGGTACTGTCGCCATCCAGCGTCATATCGGGTCACTATAGTACAACTTCACGGGCGCATGCCCGCCCAAAAAACAATGCTTTCTTTTCAATTGACAGCATCATGCTCCTATGTCACATAACCATGAAACGTAATCAATTCGCTTAGAACTTGAAGACCTGGTCCTTGTTGTAGCCAAGCTCCTTCAGGACACCATCCAACTCGCCCTGGTCCTTGGGGCTGACCTTGGTGCCACTGATGGCCTTGTACAAGCCGGGAGGTCCGCAGACGAAGAGCTTGATATTGTCCTCCTTGGGCTCGGGGAGGACGGTCTTCAGCAGGTCCTTGGTGATGTAGCCCTTGCCGCCGGTCCAGCCCTCGGGAGGGTTGTCCAGGACGTAGAAGGCCTTGAAGCGCTGAGGGTAGGTGTTCTCGAGATCTTGGAGCTCCTTCTTCAGAAGGATGTCTTCCTCGCTGACGTTACCGAACACCAGAGTAACCTTGGTCTTGTCGTCGGGGTTCTTGAAGATCTGGCGAGCTAACTGGTACATGGGAGTAATACCGGTACCACCAGCGATCAAGGCGATGTGGTTGTGCTTGTTAGCCTCCCAGGGATACTTGGGAAGGGGGCCCTTGAATTCCATGCGCTGGCCGACGTTCAAGCTGTGGAAGTGCTCCGACATGGGTCCGTTGGGGTACGCCTTGATGACGAATTCGAGCTCACCGGGTTTGTCTGGGATTTATTTATTAGTGCAAATTCCATACAAAGTCTGAATGGCTTGACCTACCCTCATCGTTAGTGGGGGTGTAAGGGCGGATAACGGGCTTCTCAGCACCAGCAGGCTTGAATTTGGCCAAAAGAGCAGCTGTATTTCCAGTTAACATATATCCTTTGCGAGGCCACACGTCAGAATCAGGCTACCCACAAGCAACGTTCAAGCCAGAAACAGCCTCCTTGTCCTCAAACTCAAAGCGGAAACGCTTGGTGTTGTGGCTCAGAGTCTCAACTTCCGCGAGCTTCAGGTCAACCCATCCTTGGTCACCACCGACGAAAACCTTCTGGCGGTCCTTGGGGGACTCAGCGGTAGCAGCACCGGTGCTATAGCGGTAGAATCCGATACCGGCACCCGCAAGACCGACGGTGAGGTAGATGGGAGTCAACGACTTGCCCTTGGGGGCCTCAGTAGAGTACTTGCGAAGACCCTGCGACGAGATTTAGCACGATCCCGAGGTCCTCAAATGGGATGCTCCCCGGCAAAGAGCGAGACAAATAGTAAATAAGAGAGGGGAAGCTTTCTTACCTGCTTGAAGGACTGCGAGCACCTGAAAGCTTGACGTGCGAACATTGTAAGTGTAATTGATGGTCAATGGAAGGGGAGGTATCAATTAGTGAGAAtgagaggaaggaagaagaaagaagtaGGGATGAAGTTGAACAAATTCCTGTGCGGGCGGCTCTGGTGCTCGGCGTCCGAAAGACCGACGGGGACCAATGACGCAATCGGTACCTGGGAAATTCCGCGATATTACTAACAAGGCCAATGAAGTACGATAAATATACGGATAGCTATCTTTTAATATGTATATGTACCTGTAGAGAATACGAGGGTTGATGGCAATAGTTCTACAAGAGGCGCTGAATATCACTGCTGTCTAGCACCAACAGCGCGCCGGCCAATGGCATGCTGGAGATCCGCCATGAATAATACTACGGTAGCCGTATGTGTCTGCAAAGCAACAAAGTAGATAGATCTCGCAAATGTTTGTTGAAGATACCCGTAGGCTCCATATGTATATCATTTGCCCATAGTACCACTAAAGGCATAGTGCTGACGGGaacaagcaaaaaagaaaggaaaagcaaaTACAGGGCAAAACTGGCACGCATGCCAAACTAGACAGACGGTTGCACTCTATCTACTCTCTACTTAtcgaagagaagagaaaaaaagctACATCATCATTCAAACATTGTATACACCATGGCCGGGAAAAATCATGAACcgagaaaagaaaccccAAGTTTTGTTTTTTGTGATATAAACTTGAAAAACCGTCGCTGCAGAGGACTAGAGTGACATCAAAACCATCCTTCCCATTTTCTGAGTGGTAAATACACGCTGTGTTCTCTGCGTGCTTTATGTCCTCATTGCATGCTATGGCTGTATCATTATTGTTCATCCACACACTCCTACTCCCAAAACCCCTAACATCACATTTATGCGAAGGTAGATGGCCGCGAGTAGGCGAAGATCTTCTTGCCAGCAGGCTTGGCAGCGCGGTGAGGCAGAGGGAACTTGAGGTCCTTGGTGAGGAGCTGCTTGATGTAGGGGCGGCGGATGTTCTCGGCGTTGTCGACCTCGACGACCTTGAGGATCTATATTGCGATAACGGGTTAGACAGTGGATTCGGAATCAGAGAGTCGGATAGGATGCATACGCTGATGGAGCCGAAACGGGCACGGTGACGGGCAGCCATGTCCTGGTAGAGGGCCTCAACGGCGTCGGTACGGCTCATCTCACGGAACTCCTTGTACATGTTGTGGGTACCGGAGCGCGAGTCGTAGCGGAGCCAAATACCGAAGTTCTTGACCTTGGTGGGGCGCTTCTCGGCGATCTGAGGACGCAGTCAGCGAGTGTCGCTCTCACCACTTAGGAACCTCCACAAAACGTAAACATACCACATTGAGGCTGACGATCTCACCGTTGGCCTTCTTGACCTTGCGGAGCTGGGTCAAGAAGTACCAGAACCGGGACTTGGCCACGACAGGGTTGGGCGCAAAGATGCGCATGCGGTAGAGCTTGGGCGTGGGGTTTGCCTCGGTGGGCAAGTGACGCCCGATGACCTGGTACTCCGTGAGACGCCCTATAAATCACTCCAGTCAGTCATTGTTCGTTCGAGGCTTGTGTGTTTTCCGGCTTAAAGCTGATTGATCGATGCGTAGGCTGCGTGCGACATGATGCACACGAATTGCGGATTCCACGATAATTCGGAATGAGGCGATGAAAGAAAACTTTCGGTCCAAATGCGTATTATTTCGTTCTCCCAAGCACCCCATTATCAGCCTGTAAACTCATTCGAAAAACCAAGTTTCCACCTTCCAAAATTCGTTCGAGAACCCGGTAACATCCAGCacttttatttttattttttttttcaaacGTATTCGTCGCAGGGGGGAACGCATCGCAGCCGATCGAAAGGGAAAAAGGGATGGGACAGGTTGAAAAATTTCACTTACCCATCTGGACAATCTAAAGTCAGTAACAAATCCTCAATTTCAAAAATAGCAAAAGGCAGCACTTACTTTTGTCGACGCTGTGATGATTAGTCGCGAGAAAGGTGTGCCGGGGACTATGGTTGCCGGAGTTGAGGATTTGTGAACTTGTTGTGGTTAGGGTTGCCGCCCTTCAGCTAAGCGAGTGGAGGCCAGCGGCGTTTTTTTGGCCCTATTCCCCTTTCGGTCGCTCAGCCACAGCGGCTGATCACGGGCTGTCAAGCCCCATCTGCTTATCTAACGATCTTTCCCCGCCTCCACCGCCTTCGACGATTGAAGGTCTCCAGGTCTGTAGCTATTGGGGTGACCAGATACAATTGGTCATCTTCGCTAATAGTCGCGACAATGGCATCTATCTTCAACGACTTCAAGCAAGGCCATAAAGAATTATCGGGTCCCCGCCTGGCAGCCTCCCTCACACCGGTCGCACCTCC from Aspergillus chevalieri M1 DNA, chromosome 1, nearly complete sequence includes the following:
- the RPL20 gene encoding 60S ribosomal eL20 domain-containing protein (COG:J;~EggNog:ENOG410PJYU;~InterPro:IPR023573,IPR028877;~PFAM:PF01775;~go_component: GO:0005840 - ribosome [Evidence IEA];~go_function: GO:0003735 - structural constituent of ribosome [Evidence IEA];~go_process: GO:0006412 - translation [Evidence IEA]), with protein sequence MRIFAPNPVVAKSRFWYFLTQLRKVKKANGEIVSLNVIAEKRPTKVKNFGIWLRYDSRSGTHNMYKEFREMSRTDAVEALYQDMAARHRARFGSISVCILSDSLIPNPLSNPLSQYRSSRSSRSTTPRTSAAPTSSSSSPRTSSSLCLTALPSLLARRSSPTRGHLPSHKCDVRGFGSRSVWMNNNDTAIACNEDIKHAENTACIYHSENGKDGFDVTLVLCSDGFSSLYHKKQNLGFLFSVHDFSRPWCIQCLNDDVAFFLFSSISRE
- the MCR1 gene encoding cytochrome b5 reductase family protein (COG:M;~EggNog:ENOG410PFBX;~InterPro:IPR001834,IPR001709,IPR001433,IPR017927, IPR008333,IPR017938,IPR039261;~PFAM:PF00175,PF00970;~go_function: GO:0016491 - oxidoreductase activity [Evidence IEA];~go_process: GO:0055114 - oxidation-reduction process [Evidence IEA]), which codes for MFARQAFRCSQSFKQGLRKYSTEAPKGKSLTPIYLTVGLAGAGIGFYRYSTGAATAESPKDRQKVFVGGDQGWVDLKLAEVETLSHNTKRFRFEFEDKEAVSGLNVASALLAKFKPAGAEKPVIRPYTPTNDEDKPGELEFVIKAYPNGPMSEHFHSLNVGQRMEFKGPLPKYPWEANKHNHIALIAGGTGITPMYQLARQIFKNPDDKTKVTLVFGNVSEEDILLKKELQDLENTYPQRFKAFYVLDNPPEGWTGGKGYITKDLLKTVLPEPKEDNIKLFVCGPPGLYKAISGTKVSPKDQGELDGVLKELGYNKDQVFKF